CATCACCTTCATTGGCTTTCCTTCCGGTTGTCAGTTCTAGAAGAATAACCCCAAAGCTGTAAACATCGATCTTCTCATTAATTCTTTTTGTGCGAGCATACTCTGCATTTCAATTCAACAACACAAGCTAAGCCAAACTTCTGGTGATGGAGAAAGAGGAaaacatcatcaataaaagcaaACTTGGAAATCTATATTGTCACACACCTGGAGCGATGTAGCCAAAAGAGCCAGCCACAGTTGACATTGCAGTCTGTTCTCCCTCCTTGATCAATATCTTTGCTAGACCAAAATCAGctatttgtgcattgaaatcaaGATCTAAAAGGATGTTGCTTGACTTCACATCTCGATGAACAATGGGTGGTGAGCAGTCGTGGTGCATATAAGAGAGCCCCTGGGCAGCTCCAACTGCTATACGCAACCTTTTAGGCCAATCCAAGACAGCATGATTGACTGAACTTGAAAAAGTTGTTACTCTACTCTTCCTATGCAGCCAGCGATCCAGGCTACGGTTATCCAAATACTTGTAGACAAGAAGTTTTGAATTATCATTGGAAATATAGCAGAGCAACTTCACGATGTTGGCATGTCGAATTGAACTAAGTATTTTGACTTCTGCCAGAAATTCTTTTTCAAGCTTTTCTTCAAGCTTTCTGTTATTCCAAATCTTTTTCACAGCAACAATATCACTTGAATGATTAACAACAACACGATATACTTGACCTGATCCGCCAGAACCAATTAGGTTATTTGCTATCAATCCTGACAAAATGTCTGATTCTGTAAAATTCAGCTTCTGGAATGAAACGAGCTTCCATGTCAAATGTAATCCATGCTTTCCTTTTTTGTAATTTCTTATCAcaaagaatgaaataaataaacctAGAAGAATTGCTACCACCAAACCTATGATCCAAGCAATTAATTTGTAAGAAGTTTTGCTCGACTTTTGGCGACGTAAACTGCAATTTTCTAGGTTAAGGGATCGAGATGGTCTATTAGCACAAAGACCAGGATTGTTTAAGAAGCTGTGGGCATATTCATCATTTTCGAATTGAATTGGGATGTTTCCAGTCAGATGATTTGAAGACAAATTGAGTGAAGTGAGCTTTAGGAAGCCAAGTTTTGATGGAATTAGGCCAGACAACTGGTTTTCTGACAAGTCCAATTCAGTAAGGCCTGTTAAGGAACCAAGTTCCTCTGGAATATGTCCAGAGATTGCATTTTGGCTGAGGTTTAGTGTATTCAATGATTTCCATGAACTAATATATGATGGAAGGGAGCCCGAAAGTCGGTTTCGATCAAGCAAAAGAATTGTCAAACGAGAAAGATCTTGAGGAATCGTGCTAGTGAAGAGGTTATTACTAGCCATGAGAACCAACAAATTCCTCGAGGAAGACACTCCCTGTGGAATTTTACCTGAAAACCTattattattcatctccaatCGTGAAAGATTCCATGCCAATCTCTCAGGAAGCTCGCCTGTAAAAGAATTATCACTTAACATCAACATGCTCAGATTTGATGATGTCCAAAGACCACTTGGAATAttcccagaaaaattatttttgtatatcttGACTAATTCCAAACTGCTACATTTTCCAAATGACTTGGGCAACTCTCCAACGAGCTGGTTTTCATAAGCTATCACTTCCACCAACTTTCCATTGTCACACAAGTGTTCTGGCAACTGGCCCATAAGTCTGTTGGATGAAACCCAAAGCTTTTCCAACATAGAATACCTCCCTAGTTCTGCAGGCAAACTCcctgaaaaattattgttaaataaGCCAAGATTTACCAGCCTCGGAAGACGACCAATGCTATCTGGGATTTTTCCAGATAATTGATTCAGAAACAAAGCCAGACCTGTCAAATTTATGAGCTTTCCAAAATCATCAGGAACTGTCCCTGACAATTTATTTTCAGAGAGGTCGACGACATCGAGGTTCAAAGCCTTAACCACCGAAGGAATCTCCccagaaaatttgtttttgtgaAGGTAAACAATCGTTAGATTCTTTGGCATAAACAAACTGCCCGGGATCTTCCCAGTCAAGCTATTTTGTGACAAATCCAAATGCTCCAAAGCTTCCATTTCTCCAATCACGTTTGGGATTTCTCCAATCAAATTCGTCCTGGCCATCCATAAATACTTCAGTTTCTTCAACTTTCCAAACTCCGAAGGGAACGTTGATACTATCTTTGAATTATCAACCAATCTTAGATCCTCCAGATTGGACAAGTTTCCAATTTCTGGTGGGAAAGAACCAGTAAATGAACAAGAGATAAGCTTGAGTTTTCTCAGTTTTGGCAACTGCCCGATAGATGCCGGGATGTTACCGTCGAAGTTGTTGCCTTCGAGGCTCAGCTCTCGAAGCCGAGACATGCGATGAATGTCATCGGGGATTGCACCATAAAAGTAGTTCTGTGAGAGGTCAAGAATTTCTAGCTTGGAACAGTTGTAGAGGGCTCTTGGGAACTCCTTTGAGTGGAAACTGTTATTAGAAACATCAAATGTTGTGAGGTTCTTGAGGTTGCAGATGAAGGGTGCGATTGTTCCATTGATGTTATAATCTCGAAAGGATAATCCAATGATTGAGCTGTTGGAGCAAGTGATCTCAGGCCAGGAACAATGAGAGGAGAAGTTTGTTGGAATCCAGTGTTTGAGAGATTCTGGGTTTCCCCAAAGTTTTTTTAGGTTTAGTAGGATTCCTTGTTCTTGAGCACTGAGTTGGGAGTTTGCATGGCTGAGAAAGTGGAAAAAGGTACCGATGCAGATAGAGAAATGGAGAAATATTAGAGTTGTTCTCTTCATTATATGAGGTTGAGTTCCTTTGCTTCTAGCTCTGGTCTAAACTTCGATCTCAACAATGAGCTAATAAACACATGAAAATACGAGAAAGATAAGAAAAAACACACCAATGGTGAGATGTTCAAACTTCCAATCAAGGAAAATTAAAAGAGTGTAACATCTGCTTATTTTCCTTGGAAAGCAAATTCATTGAGCAATAATTGCAAGTTTAGTCCAACATCCTTGCTGAGATGATATAGCTATGTTGGGCTAGAACTTTGCATCCCTATTAAGTAAATAAGAACCAAAACAAAGGATTCTTAAAGAAAACAATCGTTTTTAAAACAAGATTAGTAGATTTACTCATATATTTAGAACCAAGAGGATAGTTTGTTAAGAACTATCCATCTCGCTCTTATTTTTTGTGTCATGATTGACTTTGCAACCCCTAAGAGAGTGTTTAACATTATTGGTACATGCTTCAAATCTTTGtttac
The genomic region above belongs to Carya illinoinensis cultivar Pawnee chromosome 4, C.illinoinensisPawnee_v1, whole genome shotgun sequence and contains:
- the LOC122308151 gene encoding receptor-like protein kinase HSL1 codes for the protein MKRTTLIFLHFSICIGTFFHFLSHANSQLSAQEQGILLNLKKLWGNPESLKHWIPTNFSSHCSWPEITCSNSSIIGLSFRDYNINGTIAPFICNLKNLTTFDVSNNSFHSKEFPRALYNCSKLEILDLSQNYFYGAIPDDIHRMSRLRELSLEGNNFDGNIPASIGQLPKLRKLKLISCSFTGSFPPEIGNLSNLEDLRLVDNSKIVSTFPSEFGKLKKLKYLWMARTNLIGEIPNVIGEMEALEHLDLSQNSLTGKIPGSLFMPKNLTIVYLHKNKFSGEIPSVVKALNLDVVDLSENKLSGTVPDDFGKLINLTGLALFLNQLSGKIPDSIGRLPRLVNLGLFNNNFSGSLPAELGRYSMLEKLWVSSNRLMGQLPEHLCDNGKLVEVIAYENQLVGELPKSFGKCSSLELVKIYKNNFSGNIPSGLWTSSNLSMLMLSDNSFTGELPERLAWNLSRLEMNNNRFSGKIPQGVSSSRNLLVLMASNNLFTSTIPQDLSRLTILLLDRNRLSGSLPSYISSWKSLNTLNLSQNAISGHIPEELGSLTGLTELDLSENQLSGLIPSKLGFLKLTSLNLSSNHLTGNIPIQFENDEYAHSFLNNPGLCANRPSRSLNLENCSLRRQKSSKTSYKLIAWIIGLVVAILLGLFISFFVIRNYKKGKHGLHLTWKLVSFQKLNFTESDILSGLIANNLIGSGGSGQVYRVVVNHSSDIVAVKKIWNNRKLEEKLEKEFLAEVKILSSIRHANIVKLLCYISNDNSKLLVYKYLDNRSLDRWLHRKSRVTTFSSSVNHAVLDWPKRLRIAVGAAQGLSYMHHDCSPPIVHRDVKSSNILLDLDFNAQIADFGLAKILIKEGEQTAMSTVAGSFGYIAPEYARTKRINEKIDVYSFGVILLELTTGRKANEGDEDSSLAEWALRHIQDGKPIGDALDEEVKEPCHLNEMCHVFRLGLYCTSTQPSTRPFMKEVLKVLLQCSQIVRNEEKNATTQMFFPS